TAGGGGCGGCAATGCTGACCGGCATCCATTTCCTGTTGACCTACACCTGCAACTGGGAGTGCGACCACTGCTTCCTCTTCTCTTCGCCCCGGTCGGAGGGGACCTTCACCCTGGCGCGGCTGCGGGAGACCCTCGACGACGCGCGGAAAATCCCCGGCCTGGAGTGGGTGTACTTCGAGGGCGGCGAGCCCACCCTCTTCCACCCGCTGCTGGTGGAGGGGGTGCGGCTGGCGCGGGAGCGGGGCTTCCGCACGGGGGTGGTCACCAACGCCTACTGGGCGACATGCGTGGAGGACGCCAAGCTATGGCTGGCGCCCTTCATCGCCCTGGGGCTGGAGGACCTTTCCCTGAGCGACGACGCGTTCCACCGCGAGGGGGAGGAAACGCCGGGCAGGGTGGCCCTCGCCGCCGCCCTGGAACTGGGCCTCCCCGCGTGCGCCATCTGCATCGAGCGTCCCGCCGTGGGGCGGACCGGCGCGAGGGGCGAGCCGGTGGTTGGAGGCGGGAGCATGCTCCGCGGCCGCGCGGCGGAGAAGCTCACCGACGGCCTGCCCACCCGGCCCGCCGGGGAGTTGACCTCCTGCCCCCACGAGGACCTCGAGCACCCCGGGCGGGTCCACCTCGACCCCTTCGGCCACGTGCACCTCTGCCAGGGCCTCTCGCTGGGCAATTTTCTAAAAACTCCGCTCTCCGATTTGATACTCAACTACGACGCGGCGGGGCATCCCGTCTGCGGCCCGCTGGTCCGGGGCGGGCCCGCCGCCCTGGCCCGGGAGTACGGCGTCGAAATTGGAGATCGGTTCGTGGACGAGTGCCACTACTGCTACCTGGTCCGCAAGACCCTGCGGGAGAGGTTCCCCGACCTGCTGGCCCCTCCCCAAGTCTACGGCCGGGAGCCGAACGAGAAAGGGTGAGACATGCCGAACATCACCGTGGAAGGACCGCCGCTGGAAATCGCCAAGAAGCGCCTGCTGGTCAAGGCGCTCTACGACGCGGCCCGCGCCGTGTACAACATAGATGACATCATCGTCGTTATCCACGAGAACCCGCTGGAGAACGTGGGGGTGGGGGGCGAGCTCGTCGTGGACCGGCGGAAGGAAGCCGGCGAGCTCAAGAAAAAGTTCTAGAGCCCGCGACCTCGACCGGGCCCTTAACCGGGGACGCGGAGGAATCGGAGAACCTGGGGCGCGACGGGTCGGGCGGGTTATCGGGCCGAAAGACCGCCCAGCCCCCCGTGGTGTATAATCGGACGAACGCAAAAAAAGTCCGCCGGACAATGCGCCCACTCGCTTTCGTCTTCCTCCTCCTGCCGACCCTCGCCCCGGCCGGGGTCAACCTCACCACCACCCCCGTGTGGGAGTCCGGGGACCTGATCGAGGGCGACTACCCCCGCTCCACCGGCTGCGATTGGGCCGACGTGGACGGCGACGGCCGGGTGGACCTGGTCGTCTCCAACGGCAACGACATGAGCCGGGAGTACTGCGCGGTTTACCTCAACGGGCCGGACGGCCTGGACCCCGCGCCCGCCTGGTTCGGCGAGCCGCTCGAGTACCACGGCCATCTCGAGTGCTGCGACTTCGACTCCGACGGCGACCCCGACCTGGCGGTGAACATCCTGGGCGGCGGTTATCCCGACTGGACCTACGAGCACGACGCCCTGTACGTGAACCTCGGGACGACCTTCGAGACGGCGCCCTCCTGGGCGGGCGGACCGGCCCACAACGCCTTCGGCATCGCCTGGGGCGACTACGACTCGGACGGGGACGCCGACCTGGCCGTGGCCGGCGGCATTGACTACGTCGGGCGCGCGGAGCCGCTGCGCATCTACGAAAATGAGGGCGGCGTCCTGAACCCCGTTCCGGCCTGGGAATCGGAAAAAAGTTCCTACTGGATGGACGTCCTCTTCGGCGACTTCGACAACGACGGTTTTTTGGACCTGGCGGCCGCCGCCGAACACGGCTCCAACGCCATCTTCTTCGGTACGGGCGACGGCCTGGCCGCGACGCCGGGCTGGGAGGATTCCCCGGAGTGGGACACCCTGAAAATCGCCGCCGGAGACCTGAACGGCGACGGCTGGCTCGACCTCGTTCTGGCAAATAACAACCAGGCGGGCGAGGGGCAGGCGGACCTCATCTACCTCTCCGACGGCGGGATGTTCGACACCGAGCCGGACTGGGTCTCCAGCGATGTCGAGATGAGCTCCTA
The bacterium DNA segment above includes these coding regions:
- a CDS encoding tautomerase family protein codes for the protein MPNITVEGPPLEIAKKRLLVKALYDAARAVYNIDDIIVVIHENPLENVGVGGELVVDRRKEAGELKKKF
- a CDS encoding VCBS repeat-containing protein translates to MRPLAFVFLLLPTLAPAGVNLTTTPVWESGDLIEGDYPRSTGCDWADVDGDGRVDLVVSNGNDMSREYCAVYLNGPDGLDPAPAWFGEPLEYHGHLECCDFDSDGDPDLAVNILGGGYPDWTYEHDALYVNLGTTFETAPSWAGGPAHNAFGIAWGDYDSDGDADLAVAGGIDYVGRAEPLRIYENEGGVLNPVPAWESEKSSYWMDVLFGDFDNDGFLDLAAAAEHGSNAIFFGTGDGLAATPGWEDSPEWDTLKIAAGDLNGDGWLDLVLANNNQAGEGQADLIYLSDGGMFDTEPDWVSSDVEMSSYAALADLDADGDLDLAIGGWWTPIRIYENRGGRFSPEPDWLSDFGYDPVTEALLFEDYDDDGPASGRERFVGNGSAKCFRLSVMPVRRVDEVRVNGVLLPRNVWCCGRQEGWVSLGVTPPAGAEVEVRYTYSTDLDLAQTDWSNTEPNVLLRNDGVLELYAFEALRCEDGVLLSWKVGNGAAGVYLYRQGFSPTTATG